A DNA window from Trichosurus vulpecula isolate mTriVul1 chromosome 2, mTriVul1.pri, whole genome shotgun sequence contains the following coding sequences:
- the LOC118836829 gene encoding olfactory receptor 8B3-like has protein sequence MALENGSSVTEFILAGLTDQPELQLPLFVLFMGTYVITIVGNLGLIILIWVNSQLHTPMYYFLFNLSFIDLCYSSVFTPKMLMNFVLTKNIITYAGCMTQLFFFCFFVVSENYVLTIMAYDRYVAICNPLLYNLTMSNQVCSWLLGGAYVMGFASAMAHTGCMLRLSFCDANIINHYMCDILPVLQLSCTSTYVNEMVVFIVVGIDIIVPSVTILTSYAFILSSILKISSTEGRSKAFSTCSSHIIVVTIFFGSASFMYLKPSSSGSGDQGKFSSVFYTNVVPMLNPIIYSLRNKDVKIVLRKTLKGRIFSRTGFS, from the coding sequence ATGGCTTTAGAAAATGGCTCTTCAGTGACTGAGTTCATCCTTGCAGGCTTAACAGATCAACCAGAGCTCCAGCTACCCCTATTCGTGCTGTTTATGGGGACCTATGTGATCACTATAGTGGGAAACCTGGGATTGATCATTTTAATCTGGGTGAATTCTCAGCTTCACACTCCTATGTACTATTTCCTCTTCAACTTGTCTTTCATAGATCTCTGCTACTCCTCTGTCTTTACTCCCAAAATGTTGATGAATTTTGTCCTAACAAAAAACATCATCACTTATGCAGGGTGTATGACTCagctctttttcttctgtttttttgttgtttctgaaaACTATGTGTTGACAATAATGGCTTATGATCGTTATGTTGCTATCTGTAATCCATTGCTGTATAATCTTACTATGTCTAATCAGGTGTGTTCATGGCTATTGGGTGGGGCATATGTAATGGGGTTTGCTAGTGCCATGGCCCACACTGGATGCATGCTGAGACTGTCCTTCTGTGATGCCAACATCATAAACCACTACATGTGTGACATACTCCCTGTTCTTCAGCTGTCCTGCACAAGCACCTATGTCAATGAGATGgtggtttttattgttgttggcaTTGACATCATAGTGCCTAGTGTCACCATCCTCACCTCTTATGCTTTCATCCTGTCCAGTATCCTGAAAATCAGCTCCACTGAAGGCAGGTCCAAAGCCTTCAGTACCTGCAGCTCCCACATAATTGTGGTCACTATTTTTTTTGGGTCAGCTTCATTCATGTATCTCAAGCCATCTTCATCAGGATCTGGGGACCAGGGCaaattttcttcagtcttttacACAAATGTTGTGCCCATGCTAAACCCCATCATTTATAGTCTGAGGAATAAAGATGTTAAGATTGTGTTGAGGAaaaccttgaaaggaagaatattTTCTAGAACAGGATTTTCATAA